The Solanum pennellii chromosome 11, SPENNV200 genome contains a region encoding:
- the LOC107003575 gene encoding probable E3 ubiquitin-protein ligase ZFP1 encodes MSNRNKKLKYCRPDWYGEYCNSDWNPNVWNAKVTIRQELSINNPIAHSPCNLPTLYLKFHFDTLFTGQQERVQSRSLNIKLFHSATYMSREKFYRVIEDNIYEKWGEMFDKNDRQDFIDNIFEEIHEIIGDKFNKGRQRLVVSIRTNLFVSDIMKLVWKMKTDENLMNDDCIICFQEFEKGRVREVLCMPCSHVFHADCIATWLQNGHYCPVCRYDFRE; translated from the coding sequence ATGTCGAATCGCAACAAGAAATTGAAATATTGTCGTCCCGACTGGTATGGAGAATACTGTAATTCTGACTGGAATCCAAATGTATGGAATGCAAAGGTCACAATTCGTCAAGAATTAAGTATCAATAACCCTATTGCTCATTCACCTTGTAATTTACCCACATTATACCTCAAATTTCACTTTGATACATTGTTTACTGGACAACAAGAGCGAGTTCAGAGCAGATCACTCAATATCAAACTTTTCCATTCAGCTACATACATGTCACGCGAAAAGTTCTACCGTGTCATAGAAGATAATATCTACGAAAAATGGGGTGAAATGTTTGATAAGAACGATCGTCAAGATTTCATTGATAATATATTTGAAGAAATCCATGAAATTATTGGGGATAAGTTTAACAAGGGTCGCCAACGCTTGGTTGTGAGTATTCGTACGAATTTATTCGTGTCAGACATAATGAAGTTGGTATGGAAGATGAAGACTGATGAAAATCTCATGAATGATGATTGTATTATTTGTTTCCAAGAGTTTGAAAAGGGGAGGGTGAGGGAGGTGTTGTGTATGCCGTGCTCACATGTGTTTCATGCAGATTGCATTGCAACGTGGTTACAGAACGGGCATTATTGTCCTGTTTGTCGTTATGATTTTAGAGAATGA